One window from the genome of Marinobacter sp. LV10R510-11A encodes:
- the tsaB gene encoding tRNA (adenosine(37)-N6)-threonylcarbamoyltransferase complex dimerization subunit type 1 TsaB, producing the protein MKLLALDTSSEGCSAALFVDGNVIERFEIAPRGHTRLLMPMVRELLAEQGLKPKDLDVLAFACGPGSFTGVRIATGVVQGLAWGLGLLVVAVSSLETVALGAIEALHIGEGEGVAIAFDARMSELYWGCFRNRSGLPELLGEERVCPPSRVVLEAGIKRWDGAGQGWVFRADMPGDVSNQINSVDNALIPRASWVARLAAVKFSNGLAVPAEQAQPVYIRDEVAWKKLPGRS; encoded by the coding sequence GTGAAACTTTTGGCACTGGACACCTCCTCAGAGGGCTGCTCTGCAGCCCTTTTTGTTGACGGTAACGTTATCGAGAGATTTGAGATTGCCCCAAGGGGGCATACTCGCCTGCTAATGCCGATGGTTCGTGAGTTACTGGCGGAGCAAGGGCTCAAGCCAAAAGATCTTGATGTGTTGGCGTTCGCCTGTGGCCCCGGTTCGTTTACGGGAGTTCGCATCGCCACGGGAGTGGTTCAGGGGCTGGCATGGGGGCTTGGTTTGCTGGTTGTTGCTGTTTCTTCTCTGGAAACGGTTGCTCTGGGGGCAATTGAAGCCCTGCACATAGGTGAGGGCGAGGGCGTTGCAATTGCCTTTGACGCCCGCATGAGCGAGCTCTACTGGGGCTGTTTTCGAAACCGTTCTGGCCTTCCCGAATTACTAGGCGAAGAGCGGGTTTGCCCGCCTTCCAGAGTTGTTTTGGAGGCCGGTATCAAACGCTGGGATGGTGCAGGCCAGGGTTGGGTCTTTCGCGCCGACATGCCTGGTGACGTCTCAAACCAAATCAACTCTGTGGATAACGCCCTCATTCCCCGTGCAAGCTGGGTCGCACGCCTAGCCGCTGTAAAGTTCAGTAATGGCCTTGCGGTGCCTGCAGAGCAGGCGCAACCGGTATATATCCGGGACGAAGTCGCCTGGAAAAAACTTCCAGGGCGCAGCTAA
- the adk gene encoding adenylate kinase translates to MRIIMLGAPGAGKGTQAQFITERFNIPQISTGDMLRAAVKAESELGKQVKEVMATGGLVSDDIIIALIEERIRHPDCKNGYLLDGFPRTIPQAEALKDQGIVIDYVVEIAVDDEEIVSRLSGRRVHEGSGRIHHVKYDPPTVEGKDNETGEPLMQRADDKEETVRKRLGIYHDQTAPLIGYYQNLAEKQPEIAPEYVRVEGVGSLDSIRDQIRASLK, encoded by the coding sequence ATGCGGATCATCATGTTAGGCGCACCAGGCGCGGGCAAGGGGACTCAAGCCCAGTTCATCACTGAACGCTTTAATATCCCCCAGATTTCCACGGGTGACATGCTTCGGGCAGCGGTGAAGGCCGAATCCGAGCTTGGCAAACAGGTCAAGGAAGTAATGGCAACGGGCGGTTTGGTGTCTGACGATATCATTATTGCGTTGATTGAAGAGCGGATTCGGCACCCGGACTGCAAAAACGGCTATCTGCTGGATGGTTTCCCCCGCACCATTCCTCAGGCCGAAGCTCTGAAAGATCAGGGTATTGTTATCGACTATGTGGTCGAGATCGCTGTGGATGATGAAGAGATTGTCAGCCGCTTGTCGGGTCGCCGCGTGCATGAAGGCAGTGGCCGTATCCACCACGTTAAGTATGATCCGCCCACAGTTGAGGGTAAGGACAACGAAACCGGTGAGCCGCTGATGCAACGTGCAGATGACAAGGAAGAAACCGTTCGCAAGCGCCTGGGGATCTATCACGATCAGACGGCACCTTTGATTGGCTATTATCAGAACCTGGCTGAAAAGCAGCCTGAAATAGCACCTGAATATGTGCGCGTAGAAGGCGTAGGCAGCCTCGACAGCATTCGCGATCAGATTCGCGCTAGCCTCAAGTAA
- a CDS encoding HDOD domain-containing protein — translation MALAVRLERFLDQQGIAYQERPIARASSLDVAVSGLGQIQEGVIKATLLIDISGIVMVVHGYDSTLDTEALWQLTGRHLQPLTGQQAMRLFSDCDPGFTPPIGNAYDLSVLLDESIVQADRVLFSSGTDHSFVEMDGRSLRLAMSGSREGRLAIRGHGNDLSRDALTLAEVASKLKKLYRLPPMPALALRILKLTSNTEATARELGELIEFDPSLTAQVMRYARSALFNYPGQINSVQEAVTRVLGFDRVAHITLGIASVRAFDVPRAGMLGMDNFWRHSLYSAFVCQRLAPRCGADKGLAYLCGLLHNFGLLLVGHLFPAEFKELNRLREANPETSMQSLEQQVFGQGGEQDILAVGHGAIGGILHRLWDLPGPVIKAAGVHQQPGYQGEHKNYVMMVQLANALLKQRDIGDEFNPDNIPALLHGLELKPAIVDELISEIDQVAPELDALASSLVT, via the coding sequence GTGGCTCTCGCAGTGCGATTGGAGCGGTTTTTAGATCAACAGGGCATAGCTTACCAAGAGCGACCAATCGCCCGGGCTTCCAGCCTCGATGTAGCTGTGTCTGGTCTGGGGCAAATCCAGGAAGGCGTCATTAAGGCAACCTTGCTAATTGATATCAGTGGGATTGTGATGGTGGTGCATGGGTACGATAGCACCCTCGACACAGAGGCACTCTGGCAACTCACGGGCCGCCACCTGCAGCCTCTCACAGGGCAGCAGGCCATGCGGTTGTTTAGCGACTGCGATCCTGGATTCACGCCGCCGATTGGCAATGCGTATGACCTGTCGGTGTTGCTAGACGAGAGTATTGTGCAGGCCGATCGGGTGTTGTTTTCCAGTGGCACAGACCATTCCTTTGTGGAAATGGATGGTCGCTCTTTGCGCTTGGCTATGTCGGGCTCCCGGGAAGGGCGTCTGGCGATCCGCGGCCACGGCAACGATCTTTCGCGGGACGCACTGACCCTGGCGGAAGTAGCCAGCAAACTGAAAAAGCTGTACCGGCTACCGCCCATGCCGGCGCTGGCTTTGCGTATTCTGAAACTGACCTCCAACACTGAAGCGACAGCCCGTGAGCTGGGAGAGCTTATAGAGTTTGACCCCAGCCTGACTGCGCAGGTGATGCGCTACGCACGCTCGGCATTGTTCAACTACCCAGGCCAGATCAACTCCGTTCAGGAGGCGGTAACCAGGGTGCTTGGCTTTGATCGCGTGGCTCATATTACGCTGGGCATTGCCTCGGTTCGGGCGTTCGATGTGCCCAGGGCCGGCATGCTGGGTATGGATAACTTCTGGCGCCACTCACTTTACTCTGCCTTTGTGTGCCAGCGCTTGGCGCCTCGTTGCGGGGCAGATAAGGGTCTGGCATACCTGTGTGGTCTGCTGCATAACTTTGGCTTGTTGCTCGTGGGCCATCTGTTCCCGGCTGAGTTCAAAGAGCTAAACAGGTTACGGGAAGCCAACCCTGAAACCAGCATGCAGTCTCTTGAACAGCAGGTATTCGGGCAGGGCGGCGAACAGGACATTCTTGCGGTAGGGCACGGCGCCATTGGGGGGATCCTGCACCGGTTATGGGATTTGCCTGGCCCTGTCATCAAAGCCGCAGGCGTGCACCAGCAGCCGGGTTATCAGGGTGAGCATAAAAACTACGTGATGATGGTTCAGCTGGCAAACGCGCTACTCAAGCAGCGGGATATTGGTGATGAGTTTAATCCTGATAATATTCCCGCGCTGCTGCATGGATTAGAGCTGAAGCCCGCCATCGTGGATGAACTGATCTCTGAAATCGATCAGGTTGCACCGGAACTGGATGCTCTTGCATCGTCATTGGTGACCTAA
- the ppc gene encoding phosphoenolpyruvate carboxylase, with product MTELHPDLRENVRMLGELLGQSIQRHPGQDCFELIEEIRAAAKSDRRQESGSGQRLVNLLGKLRDDELLPVTRAFNQFLNLANLAEQYHGIRRKRGHPSDLMVEPLDGVFERLKSSGVSAEALHQCVADMRVEFVLTAHPTEVARRTLIMKYDEMSECLASLDHDDLLPAEREVIIERLSRLVAEAWHTDEIRHERPTAVDEAKWGFAVIENSLWQALPRFVDNLDTSLQAATGKGLSLQASPVRIASWMGGDRDGNPNVTHQVTQKVFLLGRWMAADLFLRDIQSLRAELSMWQASDELRGLAGDSREPYRYVLAELRDRLIKTREWAEACVNGEPADTSGILFENEDLTAPLELCYRSMVECGLEHIAKGALLDTIRRAHTFGLPLIRLDIRQEATRHAEAVAEMVEYLGLGDYLSWSEKERQAFLVRELQGRRPLVPRNWEPSAPVREVLDTCEVVAKQIPEALGSYVISMASKPSDVLSVILLLRESGMKFPMRVVPLFETLDDLRGAPESMAALYEVDWYRDYCQGRQEVMIGYSDSSKDAGQLMAAWAQYQAQEKLTQVATRFGVHLTLFHGRGGTVGRGGGPANRAILSQPPGSVNGSFRITEQGEMIRFKFGLPQLAVQSLTLYTSAVIEATLAPPPEPEDSWRDTMDWLTERSLKAYREVVRENPDFVPYFRQVTPEQALGKLALGSRPARRKASGGVESLRAIPWIFAWTQMRLMLPSWLGSDVALEDAAKEGRLPVLREMMQGWPFFRTYIDMLEMVLAKADLRIAGYYEKTLLDDDKLRALGTSLGERLEGCVQRLLELKEQNELLEDEPVFAHSMRVRNPYTDPLHYLQAELLRRDRESEGKGEVPELVERALKVTMAGISAGMRNTG from the coding sequence GTGACCGAGCTACACCCCGATCTCCGTGAAAATGTCCGCATGCTGGGCGAACTTCTTGGCCAAAGCATTCAGCGCCACCCTGGTCAAGACTGTTTTGAGCTTATTGAGGAAATTCGGGCTGCCGCCAAATCTGACCGCCGGCAGGAAAGCGGCTCTGGCCAGCGCCTGGTCAACCTTCTGGGCAAACTGCGCGATGATGAGCTGTTGCCGGTCACCCGAGCGTTTAACCAGTTCCTTAATCTTGCGAACCTGGCTGAGCAATATCATGGTATTCGCCGCAAGCGAGGCCACCCTTCTGACCTTATGGTTGAGCCGCTTGACGGCGTATTTGAACGCCTGAAAAGCAGCGGCGTCAGCGCCGAGGCGCTGCACCAGTGTGTGGCAGATATGCGCGTGGAGTTTGTGCTGACAGCGCACCCGACGGAAGTAGCGCGCCGCACGTTGATCATGAAATACGATGAAATGTCGGAGTGCCTGGCCAGCTTGGATCACGACGACCTGTTGCCGGCAGAGAGAGAAGTGATTATAGAACGCCTGTCCCGGCTTGTGGCAGAAGCGTGGCACACGGATGAGATTCGCCATGAGCGCCCCACGGCAGTTGACGAAGCCAAGTGGGGGTTTGCGGTTATCGAAAACAGCCTTTGGCAGGCCCTGCCGCGGTTTGTTGATAACCTTGATACCTCGCTTCAGGCAGCGACTGGGAAAGGGCTGTCTTTACAGGCATCACCGGTGCGCATTGCTTCGTGGATGGGGGGCGACCGTGACGGCAACCCGAACGTCACCCATCAAGTGACCCAGAAGGTTTTCTTGCTTGGCAGGTGGATGGCTGCGGATCTGTTCTTGCGCGATATCCAGTCGCTGAGGGCGGAACTTTCCATGTGGCAGGCAAGTGATGAGCTGCGCGGACTTGCAGGTGATTCCCGGGAGCCATACCGGTATGTATTGGCGGAGCTGCGGGATCGACTCATCAAAACGCGGGAGTGGGCTGAGGCCTGCGTCAATGGTGAGCCGGCTGATACCAGTGGTATCCTCTTTGAAAATGAAGATCTGACGGCTCCACTTGAGCTCTGTTATCGCTCAATGGTTGAGTGCGGGCTTGAGCACATTGCCAAAGGCGCACTGCTAGATACCATTCGCCGCGCCCATACTTTTGGCCTCCCACTTATTCGCTTGGACATCCGCCAGGAGGCGACCCGTCACGCCGAGGCCGTTGCCGAGATGGTGGAGTACCTTGGCCTAGGTGATTATCTGTCCTGGTCTGAAAAAGAGCGCCAGGCATTTTTGGTGCGCGAACTTCAGGGACGTCGGCCGCTGGTTCCCCGGAACTGGGAGCCGTCCGCTCCGGTGCGCGAGGTGTTGGACACGTGTGAGGTGGTTGCGAAGCAAATACCGGAAGCCTTGGGTTCTTACGTTATCTCAATGGCTAGCAAACCCTCCGATGTGCTCAGCGTTATCTTGCTGCTGCGCGAGTCGGGCATGAAATTCCCCATGCGCGTGGTTCCGTTGTTTGAAACCCTGGACGACCTGCGTGGTGCGCCCGAGAGTATGGCGGCGCTGTATGAGGTGGACTGGTATCGGGACTATTGCCAGGGGCGGCAGGAAGTCATGATTGGCTACTCGGATTCATCGAAGGATGCCGGCCAGCTTATGGCAGCATGGGCGCAGTACCAGGCGCAGGAAAAGCTCACTCAGGTAGCGACCCGGTTCGGCGTGCACCTGACCCTGTTTCACGGCCGCGGCGGCACCGTTGGCCGTGGCGGAGGTCCGGCGAATCGTGCGATTTTGTCCCAGCCTCCTGGCTCGGTGAATGGTAGTTTCCGCATTACCGAGCAGGGCGAAATGATCCGATTTAAATTTGGGTTGCCCCAGCTTGCGGTGCAAAGCTTGACGCTATACACCTCGGCGGTGATTGAAGCGACTCTGGCGCCACCGCCTGAGCCGGAAGATAGCTGGCGTGACACCATGGACTGGTTGACGGAGCGTTCGCTCAAGGCTTACCGGGAAGTGGTTCGGGAAAACCCCGATTTTGTACCCTATTTCCGCCAGGTGACCCCGGAGCAGGCGCTGGGGAAACTGGCGTTGGGAAGCCGGCCTGCGCGGCGTAAAGCCAGTGGTGGTGTGGAGAGTTTGCGGGCTATTCCCTGGATTTTCGCCTGGACCCAAATGCGGCTGATGTTGCCCAGCTGGCTAGGCAGTGATGTGGCGTTGGAAGATGCGGCTAAAGAGGGGCGGTTGCCTGTTTTGCGTGAGATGATGCAAGGGTGGCCGTTCTTTCGCACCTACATAGACATGCTTGAAATGGTGCTGGCCAAAGCAGATTTGCGCATTGCCGGTTATTACGAAAAGACCTTGTTGGACGATGATAAGCTCAGAGCTTTAGGCACCAGCTTGGGTGAGCGACTTGAGGGTTGCGTTCAGCGCCTTTTGGAGCTTAAGGAACAAAATGAGTTGCTGGAGGATGAGCCTGTGTTTGCGCACTCCATGCGGGTGCGCAACCCTTACACAGATCCTTTGCATTATCTTCAGGCGGAGCTGCTAAGGCGCGACCGTGAAAGCGAAGGCAAAGGCGAGGTGCCGGAGCTGGTAGAGCGCGCGCTTAAGGTTACAATGGCGGGAATTTCCGCCGGTATGCGCAACACCGGTTAA
- the mazG gene encoding nucleoside triphosphate pyrophosphohydrolase: MNYSIDDLKVLMTRLRDPETGCPWDTKQTYRSIVPHTLEEAHEVADAIEREDYGNLKDELGDLLFQVIFYSQIGEEEGRFSFDAVADNLVRKLVRRHPHVFPEGTLESRIDPDNRPDEAWIKESWERIKAEERAQKQAEDSPAAAPTSRLDGIARALPGMVRAEKLQKRASRHGFDWPDVGPVFDKLHEEIDELKEAWQAAESGQGDHDAVEDELGDLLFVCVNLARFMKVNPEQAVGRTNHKFEARFRAIEQVLERDGRSFDAETLETLDEIWQSVKGVEKKR, encoded by the coding sequence ATGAACTATTCCATTGACGATCTGAAAGTACTGATGACACGGCTGCGAGACCCAGAGACCGGTTGTCCCTGGGATACCAAACAGACGTACCGAAGCATTGTTCCGCATACCCTGGAAGAGGCCCACGAAGTGGCGGATGCCATTGAGCGGGAGGATTATGGGAATCTGAAGGATGAACTTGGCGACCTGCTTTTTCAGGTGATTTTTTACTCTCAGATAGGTGAGGAAGAAGGCCGTTTCAGTTTTGATGCCGTGGCGGATAATCTGGTGCGCAAGCTTGTGCGCCGACACCCCCATGTGTTTCCGGAGGGTACGCTGGAAAGCCGTATCGATCCGGACAACCGACCAGATGAAGCCTGGATCAAAGAGAGCTGGGAGCGCATCAAAGCTGAGGAGCGGGCTCAGAAGCAAGCGGAAGATTCACCAGCTGCAGCACCTACAAGCCGTCTTGATGGCATCGCCCGCGCCCTGCCCGGGATGGTGCGGGCGGAAAAATTACAGAAACGAGCTTCACGGCATGGGTTTGATTGGCCCGATGTTGGCCCGGTATTCGACAAACTCCATGAAGAAATCGACGAGTTGAAGGAGGCCTGGCAGGCAGCTGAATCTGGGCAGGGTGATCACGACGCCGTTGAGGACGAACTGGGTGATTTGTTGTTCGTGTGCGTGAACCTAGCGCGCTTCATGAAGGTAAACCCAGAACAGGCGGTTGGGCGCACCAACCACAAGTTTGAGGCGCGCTTTCGGGCCATTGAGCAGGTTTTGGAGCGCGATGGCCGATCCTTTGATGCGGAAACGCTCGAAACCCTCGATGAGATCTGGCAATCCGTTAAGGGTGTGGAAAAGAAGCGCTAA
- the relA gene encoding GTP diphosphokinase gives MVKVREDYAVNSDGQIDIEGWVQQIASQTHLDDVEQFRRACEKSAEIDLQAFREDRLWASGSSSFRIGIEMAQVLAELRLDQASLVAAILYRAVREERVALEIIRKEFGDEIAGLINGVQRMAAISSIHHPLKGHVLGQSEGQLDNVRKMLVSMVDDVRVALIKLAERTCAIRGVKNAPEEKRMRVAREVFDIYAPLAHRLGIGHIKWELEDLSFRYLHETAYKKIAKLLDEKRLDREGYIRRVTATLQGELKASGIEAELSGRAKHIYSIWRKMRIKGIDFSQVYDIRAVRVLVPEVRDCYAALGIVHTLWRHIPNEFDDYVANPKENGYQSLHTAVIGPDGKVMEVQIRTHSMHEDAELGVCAHWLYKGTDKSNKSSGYDAKINWLRQVLEWQEELGDLSGLADHLKFDIVSDRVYVFTPEGHVVDLAQGATPVDFAYRVHTEIGHACRGARVNSRIVPLTYPLKTGEQVFILTSKNNPAPSRDWLNPNLGYIHTSRARAKVTHWFKQQNRERNVTDGRAIIEDEFRRLSLHDVGLGELAVKVNYHSAEDMFAAIGAGDLRPAHVANVAQQMLEPKSEQLDLKLTAQRRKPYDTESDIQIVGVGKLKTQVAKCCKPLPGDAIGGYITIGRGVTVHRQDCLTFLNLQEVEPNRIIEVSWGGQQVAVYPVDIEVEAYDRSGLLRDITQVLSLSKSDVLSLNTVTNRDDNTATMIVKVEISSLEQLARLLAQIRNLPNIIDVRRKRS, from the coding sequence ATGGTAAAAGTTCGCGAAGATTACGCAGTGAATAGCGACGGCCAGATCGACATCGAGGGCTGGGTACAGCAGATTGCCTCGCAGACCCACTTGGATGACGTGGAGCAGTTTCGCCGGGCCTGTGAGAAATCTGCTGAGATCGATTTGCAGGCCTTCCGTGAAGACCGTTTGTGGGCGTCTGGTTCCAGCAGTTTTCGCATTGGCATTGAGATGGCTCAGGTGCTGGCTGAGCTGCGCCTGGATCAGGCCAGTCTTGTTGCCGCGATTCTCTACCGCGCTGTACGGGAGGAGCGGGTTGCACTTGAAATCATCCGCAAGGAATTCGGTGACGAGATAGCCGGGCTGATAAACGGCGTGCAGCGTATGGCGGCTATTTCCTCTATACACCACCCGCTTAAAGGCCATGTGCTCGGGCAGAGCGAAGGCCAGCTGGACAACGTCCGCAAAATGCTGGTTTCGATGGTTGATGATGTCCGGGTAGCCCTGATAAAGCTTGCTGAGCGCACCTGCGCTATCCGTGGAGTTAAAAACGCGCCGGAAGAAAAGCGCATGCGGGTCGCCCGGGAAGTGTTCGATATATACGCGCCGCTGGCCCATCGGCTGGGTATTGGGCATATCAAATGGGAACTGGAAGACCTCTCGTTCCGCTATCTGCACGAGACGGCGTACAAGAAAATCGCCAAGCTCCTAGACGAAAAACGCCTCGATCGGGAAGGCTATATTCGCCGTGTGACAGCGACCTTGCAGGGGGAACTGAAGGCCTCGGGTATTGAAGCCGAGCTTTCTGGCCGCGCCAAGCATATCTATAGCATCTGGCGGAAGATGCGCATAAAAGGTATAGATTTTTCCCAGGTATATGACATAAGGGCGGTGCGCGTTCTGGTACCCGAAGTGCGGGATTGTTACGCCGCCCTGGGGATTGTGCACACGCTTTGGCGTCACATTCCCAACGAGTTTGACGATTACGTTGCCAACCCCAAAGAGAACGGTTATCAGTCCCTGCATACAGCCGTAATCGGGCCGGACGGTAAGGTCATGGAAGTTCAGATCCGCACTCACAGTATGCACGAAGATGCAGAGTTGGGCGTGTGCGCCCACTGGCTATACAAGGGTACCGACAAGAGCAACAAATCGTCGGGTTACGATGCCAAGATCAACTGGCTGCGGCAGGTGCTGGAATGGCAGGAGGAGCTGGGCGATCTTTCTGGGCTGGCGGATCACCTAAAATTCGATATCGTCTCGGATCGGGTCTATGTTTTCACCCCTGAAGGGCACGTTGTTGATTTGGCCCAAGGGGCTACACCGGTTGATTTCGCCTATCGGGTTCACACCGAGATCGGCCACGCTTGCCGTGGTGCGCGGGTGAACAGCCGAATTGTTCCTCTAACCTACCCGTTGAAGACCGGGGAACAGGTGTTCATTCTTACCTCAAAAAATAATCCCGCTCCTAGCAGGGATTGGCTGAACCCCAATCTTGGCTACATTCATACGTCTCGGGCGCGGGCTAAGGTAACTCACTGGTTTAAACAGCAGAATCGCGAGCGTAACGTAACGGATGGCCGCGCGATCATTGAAGATGAGTTCCGGCGCCTGTCGTTGCACGATGTAGGCTTGGGTGAGCTGGCGGTAAAAGTGAATTATCACAGCGCCGAGGATATGTTTGCCGCTATTGGCGCGGGTGACCTTCGCCCTGCACATGTTGCCAACGTAGCCCAGCAGATGCTGGAACCAAAATCCGAACAGCTTGACCTGAAACTAACGGCTCAGCGACGCAAGCCTTACGATACAGAATCGGATATCCAGATTGTAGGCGTGGGTAAGCTGAAGACCCAGGTAGCCAAGTGCTGCAAGCCATTGCCAGGTGATGCCATTGGCGGGTATATCACGATCGGGCGGGGCGTAACCGTTCACCGTCAGGACTGTCTTACGTTTCTCAATCTGCAGGAGGTTGAGCCCAACCGGATTATTGAGGTGAGTTGGGGTGGCCAGCAGGTTGCTGTTTACCCAGTGGACATCGAAGTTGAGGCCTACGACAGATCCGGCCTACTGCGGGATATCACACAGGTTTTGTCGTTATCAAAGAGTGATGTTCTGTCCCTCAATACAGTCACAAACCGTGATGACAATACCGCAACCATGATCGTTAAGGTGGAGATTTCCAGCTTGGAGCAGTTGGCGCGGTTGCTGGCCCAGATCCGCAACCTTCCTAATATTATCGACGTCAGGCGCAAGCGCTCATGA
- the rlmD gene encoding 23S rRNA (uracil(1939)-C(5))-methyltransferase RlmD, which produces MSRRRRKVLPTEPVHCDVEKLSHDGRGIARQDGKILFVDGALPGEKVMAKVVSTRSKFDELRTLEVLEAAPDRQTPPCEFADLCGGCSLQHMSSDAQIEFKENTLREQLAHFGGIEPEEWIAPLRSESTLGYRRKARMGVRHVGARDSVLVGFREKRNSFLTDIDRCVVLDPRIGERILPLRELLHGMDAYARIPQVEVACGDDTAAMVFRNMDDLSSGDREKLIAFGQAHDLHIYLQPKGPDTVHRIWPESAGRDDERLSYRLDAFDLTMNFHPMDFTQVNAEINKVMIDRAVEWLDVQPDERVLDLFCGLGNFTLPLARKGGQVIGVEGDDAMVVRGRENAELNGLENVAFHGADLHGDFTGQSWAKEGFDKILIDPPRSGAEEICKYLTAFNAERIVYVSCNPATLARDAGAMARNGYRLVRAGVMDMFPHTTHVESIALFERDSH; this is translated from the coding sequence ATGAGCAGACGACGCAGGAAGGTACTTCCTACGGAGCCCGTGCACTGTGACGTGGAAAAGCTTAGTCATGACGGCCGTGGTATCGCTCGTCAGGACGGCAAAATCCTGTTTGTGGATGGCGCGTTACCGGGCGAAAAAGTAATGGCCAAAGTGGTCTCCACCCGAAGCAAATTTGATGAGCTGCGCACGCTTGAGGTTTTGGAGGCCGCGCCTGATCGCCAGACGCCTCCATGCGAGTTTGCAGACCTTTGCGGTGGCTGTAGCCTTCAGCACATGAGCAGTGATGCGCAGATAGAGTTCAAAGAAAATACGTTGCGTGAACAGTTAGCCCATTTCGGCGGTATAGAACCTGAAGAGTGGATTGCGCCGCTGCGCTCAGAAAGCACCCTGGGTTACCGCCGCAAGGCGCGCATGGGTGTGCGTCACGTTGGGGCACGGGACTCCGTGTTGGTAGGGTTCCGGGAGAAACGAAACAGCTTCCTCACGGATATTGACCGTTGTGTGGTGCTGGACCCACGCATTGGCGAGCGCATTCTTCCGTTGCGCGAATTGCTGCACGGCATGGATGCCTATGCCCGCATTCCTCAAGTGGAAGTTGCCTGCGGTGACGATACCGCAGCGATGGTTTTCCGCAACATGGATGATCTGAGCAGTGGCGATCGGGAAAAGCTGATTGCTTTTGGTCAGGCCCACGATCTGCACATATATTTGCAACCCAAGGGCCCGGATACCGTGCACCGCATCTGGCCGGAATCTGCGGGCCGGGATGATGAGCGCCTCAGTTACCGGCTTGATGCGTTTGATCTGACCATGAATTTTCACCCCATGGACTTTACTCAGGTTAATGCAGAGATTAACAAGGTCATGATAGACAGGGCCGTGGAATGGCTGGATGTGCAGCCGGATGAGCGAGTTCTGGATCTGTTTTGCGGGCTGGGCAACTTTACGCTGCCGCTTGCACGCAAGGGTGGTCAGGTCATTGGCGTGGAAGGCGATGATGCCATGGTCGTCCGGGGCCGCGAGAATGCGGAACTGAACGGGCTTGAGAATGTGGCATTTCATGGGGCGGATCTACACGGTGATTTTACTGGCCAGAGTTGGGCGAAAGAGGGCTTTGATAAAATTCTTATCGACCCGCCGCGCTCCGGTGCGGAGGAGATCTGCAAATACCTGACTGCATTTAATGCCGAGCGTATCGTGTATGTCTCCTGCAACCCCGCCACTCTGGCCCGGGATGCAGGGGCGATGGCCCGAAATGGCTACCGCTTGGTGCGTGCTGGTGTGATGGATATGTTCCCCCACACCACGCATGTGGAGTCTATTGCGCTGTTTGAGCGCGACTCACACTGA
- the cysM gene encoding cysteine synthase CysM — translation MHFRTIEDYVGHTPLVRLQRLPGDTSNVILAKLEGNNPAGSVKDRPAMGMIQEAELRGEIKPGDTLIEATSGNTGIALAMAAAIKGYRMVLIMPANMSEERRASMRAYGAEIITVSSEEGMEVARDMALKMDAQGKGTVLDQFSNQDNPLSHYRTTGPEIWQQTEGRVTHFVSSMGTTGTIMGVSRYLKERNPDISIIGLQPKEGASIPGIRRWPEAYLPSIYDAARVDQVVDIGQQEAEVTMRALAEREGLFCGVSSGGSIAAALQLSNQVENAVIVAIICDRGDRYLSTGVFPGA, via the coding sequence ATGCATTTTCGCACAATCGAAGATTATGTCGGGCATACGCCTCTGGTTCGGTTACAGCGCCTTCCTGGCGATACCAGTAATGTGATTTTGGCAAAGCTGGAGGGCAATAATCCCGCAGGCTCCGTTAAAGATCGGCCCGCCATGGGGATGATTCAAGAAGCCGAGCTCCGCGGTGAAATCAAGCCTGGCGATACGCTGATTGAGGCAACCAGTGGCAATACCGGTATCGCTTTGGCCATGGCTGCAGCTATTAAAGGTTACCGCATGGTTCTCATTATGCCAGCAAACATGAGCGAAGAGCGCCGCGCATCCATGAGAGCCTATGGTGCAGAAATTATTACGGTGAGCAGCGAAGAGGGCATGGAAGTCGCCCGAGATATGGCTCTGAAGATGGATGCGCAAGGCAAGGGTACGGTGCTTGATCAGTTCAGCAACCAGGACAACCCGCTTTCGCACTATCGCACCACTGGCCCTGAAATCTGGCAGCAAACCGAGGGACGGGTAACCCATTTTGTCAGTTCCATGGGGACCACCGGCACCATCATGGGCGTTTCCCGGTATCTCAAGGAGCGCAATCCCGATATCAGCATCATTGGTCTGCAGCCGAAAGAAGGCGCCTCCATTCCCGGCATTCGCCGCTGGCCGGAAGCTTACCTTCCCAGCATATACGATGCGGCGCGTGTGGATCAGGTGGTCGACATTGGTCAGCAAGAAGCAGAAGTCACTATGCGTGCTCTGGCAGAAAGGGAAGGTTTGTTCTGCGGCGTATCATCTGGCGGCTCCATTGCAGCCGCGCTTCAGCTGTCCAATCAGGTTGAAAACGCCGTTATTGTGGCCATTATTTGTGATCGCGGCGACCGCTATTTATCGACCGGTGTATTCCCCGGCGCCTAA